Proteins from a single region of Pseudomonas sp. BSw22131:
- a CDS encoding MaoC family dehydratase translates to MTEVTNTPYEALEVGQTASYSKMVEERHIQLFAEMSGDRNPVHLDAEFAGKSMFKERIAHGMFSGALISAAVACELPGPGTIYLSQQMTFQKPVKIGDMLTVRLEILEKMPKFRVRIATRVFNQKDELVVDGEAEILAPRKLQTVTLADLPTITVG, encoded by the coding sequence ATGACCGAAGTCACCAACACCCCGTATGAGGCCCTAGAAGTTGGCCAGACCGCCAGCTACAGCAAGATGGTCGAAGAGCGCCACATTCAACTCTTCGCCGAGATGTCGGGCGACCGAAACCCGGTTCACCTGGACGCCGAGTTTGCGGGCAAGAGCATGTTCAAGGAGCGCATTGCGCACGGGATGTTCAGCGGCGCACTGATCAGTGCAGCCGTTGCGTGTGAGCTGCCAGGGCCGGGCACTATTTATCTGAGCCAGCAGATGACCTTTCAAAAACCGGTGAAGATTGGCGACATGCTGACCGTGCGCCTGGAAATTCTCGAGAAGATGCCAAAATTTCGCGTGCGCATCGCCACTCGTGTCTTCAACCAGAAAGATGAGCTGGTCGTAGACGGCGAAGCTGAAATCCTCGCCCCTCGCAAGTTGCAGACCGTCACGCTGGCGGACTTGCCGACGATTACGGTTGGCTGA
- a CDS encoding RNase A-like domain-containing protein, whose protein sequence is MGSKPNIESKSPQNYDVSQTQFIRKNNRLVLNFDAKRDIGWGIFRSAPNVPVTMTKVRVIIEFAEFNHMPKYILTAFPIP, encoded by the coding sequence ATGGGCAGTAAGCCAAACATTGAAAGCAAATCACCTCAGAATTATGATGTTTCCCAAACTCAATTTATACGTAAAAATAATCGCCTAGTTTTAAATTTCGATGCGAAGCGGGATATAGGGTGGGGGATATTCCGTTCCGCACCCAATGTTCCAGTTACCATGACAAAAGTCAGGGTGATTATAGAGTTCGCCGAGTTCAATCACATGCCCAAATATATCCTAACTGCCTTTCCGATACCTTGA
- a CDS encoding RNase A-like domain-containing protein, translated as MSDDGSFRVILNTAQMAAVLTHESLTPAEMMSNRIFGSLRLAGGIIELAGSGVLCALPEPTMISKVGCVAMGVHASDQLAAASNQILTGEETNSYAFKAGMSAAEALGASRETGQVIGLATEFVVPLTTASMYNAFRVSSIRAGRMTVEVSEQPKNVPKKSPGGHTLEDHFQKDIPGLQKRLKKLRSAPVMSTFERIEIAEWAVSQTLKANHLRIMMFPKLNLYVKIIA; from the coding sequence ATGTCTGATGATGGTAGCTTTCGCGTAATCCTCAATACCGCTCAAATGGCGGCAGTGCTAACGCATGAATCTCTTACGCCTGCAGAGATGATGTCCAATCGAATCTTTGGTAGCTTGCGGCTTGCAGGCGGAATTATCGAACTTGCTGGTTCGGGCGTGCTGTGTGCGTTGCCTGAGCCAACTATGATCTCTAAAGTCGGTTGCGTAGCTATGGGCGTTCACGCATCCGATCAGCTAGCTGCTGCTTCCAATCAGATCTTGACTGGTGAGGAAACTAATTCTTACGCTTTCAAGGCTGGAATGAGTGCGGCCGAGGCATTGGGTGCTTCTCGAGAGACTGGTCAAGTTATTGGGCTAGCCACTGAATTCGTAGTTCCCCTAACTACTGCATCTATGTATAACGCATTTCGAGTTTCTTCGATCCGCGCTGGTAGGATGACGGTGGAGGTTAGCGAACAACCCAAAAACGTGCCCAAAAAATCCCCGGGTGGTCATACGCTGGAAGATCATTTTCAAAAAGATATTCCCGGATTACAGAAGCGCCTTAAAAAGCTTAGATCTGCGCCTGTAATGTCTACTTTTGAACGGATAGAAATTGCGGAATGGGCAGTAAGCCAAACATTGAAAGCAAATCACCTCAGAATTATGATGTTTCCCAAACTCAATTTATACGTAAAAATAATCGCCTAG
- a CDS encoding spinster family MFS transporter, which produces MGETSIAANQQATNAWRVLFLLFLANLFNFFDRTIPAIIIEPIRMEWHLSDFQLGIIGTGFTLVYAIAGLPLGRMADNGSRRKLMGWGLAVWSGLTAVNGLAGNFWTFLLVRMGVGIGEASYAPAANSLIGDLFPAHKRARAMGIFMLGLPLGLLLAFFTIGAMVQAFGSWRAPFFIAAVPGLILAVFMFFIREPQRGAAESVKMSREKIHKPIRSVLAIPTFRWLVLAGLAFNFATYACNSFMVPMLQRYFLLPLQEAAMATGLIVGVTGLVGLTAGGWVADKLHQRTRNGRLLFAAFSMLVAALTTGYALHAGRIEIGLFVAVFSVGWLFSYNFYTCVYTAIQDVVQPRLRATAMALFFAGLYLLGGGLGPVVVGLLSDHFAHAAMYAAQAGQMTEAFKAVGLHDAMYLIPVALGFALVFLVQGSRCFSRDAERMREGMVADAPEVQGARPSVA; this is translated from the coding sequence ATGGGCGAAACTTCGATTGCGGCTAATCAACAAGCGACGAATGCGTGGCGCGTTCTATTCCTGCTGTTTCTCGCCAACCTGTTCAACTTCTTCGACCGCACCATCCCGGCCATCATCATTGAGCCGATCCGCATGGAGTGGCACCTGAGCGATTTTCAGCTGGGGATCATCGGCACCGGGTTCACGCTGGTTTATGCCATTGCCGGGTTGCCGCTTGGGCGCATGGCTGATAACGGCTCGCGGCGCAAATTGATGGGCTGGGGGTTGGCGGTGTGGAGCGGGCTGACGGCGGTGAATGGCCTGGCGGGCAATTTCTGGACGTTTCTGCTGGTGCGCATGGGGGTCGGCATTGGCGAGGCGAGTTACGCGCCAGCCGCCAATTCGCTGATTGGCGACTTGTTTCCGGCGCACAAACGGGCACGCGCCATGGGCATCTTTATGCTCGGGTTGCCGCTGGGGCTGTTGTTGGCGTTCTTCACAATTGGCGCGATGGTGCAAGCGTTCGGAAGCTGGCGGGCACCTTTCTTTATTGCCGCGGTGCCGGGTTTGATTCTGGCAGTGTTCATGTTTTTCATTCGCGAGCCACAACGGGGCGCGGCCGAGAGTGTGAAAATGTCCCGTGAGAAGATACACAAGCCGATCCGCAGCGTATTGGCAATTCCCACGTTTCGCTGGTTGGTACTTGCCGGGCTGGCGTTTAACTTCGCGACCTACGCCTGCAACTCGTTCATGGTGCCCATGCTCCAGCGTTATTTCCTGCTGCCCTTGCAGGAAGCTGCGATGGCCACTGGTTTGATCGTCGGCGTCACTGGTCTGGTGGGGCTGACCGCGGGCGGTTGGGTGGCCGACAAGCTGCATCAGCGCACGCGCAACGGGCGGCTGCTGTTTGCGGCGTTCAGCATGCTGGTTGCTGCACTGACCACGGGCTACGCGTTGCATGCCGGGCGAATCGAGATCGGTCTGTTCGTCGCGGTGTTCAGTGTTGGCTGGCTGTTTTCCTACAACTTCTACACGTGCGTCTATACCGCGATTCAAGACGTAGTGCAGCCGCGCTTGAGGGCAACGGCGATGGCGTTGTTCTTCGCTGGCCTGTACTTGCTGGGAGGGGGACTGGGACCGGTGGTGGTTGGGTTGCTGTCAGATCATTTTGCCCACGCCGCGATGTACGCAGCTCAGGCCGGGCAAATGACGGAAGCCTTCAAGGCGGTGGGTCTGCACGATGCGATGTACTTGATACCGGTGGCGCTGGGTTTTGCGCTGGTGTTCCTGGTGCAGGGCTCGCGGTGTTTCAGTCGCGATGCCGAACGGATGCGCGAGGGAATGGTGGCTGATGCCCCGGAAGTGCAAGGCGCCAGGCCGTCGGTGGCCTGA
- a CDS encoding branched-chain amino acid ABC transporter substrate-binding protein encodes MTKGINQISKLFAALVLAGIASHSFAADTIKIGIAGPKTGPVAQYGDMQFSGAKMAIEQINAKGGVDGKKLEAVEYDDACDPKQAVAVANKVVNDGVKFVVGHLCSSSTQPASDIYEDEGIIMVTPAATSPQITARGYKLIFRTIGLDSAQGPAAGEYIAKQVKPKVVAVIHDKQQYGEGIATAVKQTLEKDGVKVAVFEGINAGDKDFSSLIAKLKQANVDFVYYGGYHPELGLILRQAQEKGLKAGFMGPEGVGNASISQIAQDASEGLLVTLPKSFDQDPSNKALVDAFAAKKEDPSGPFVFPAYAAVEVIAEAIKTAKSEDTAKVAAAIHAGTFKTPTGELSFDAKGDLKDFKFVVYTWHKDGTKTEAPVK; translated from the coding sequence ATGACTAAGGGTATTAATCAGATTTCCAAGCTGTTTGCCGCACTGGTTCTGGCGGGGATTGCCAGCCATTCGTTCGCAGCTGACACCATCAAGATCGGCATCGCCGGCCCTAAAACCGGCCCCGTCGCACAATATGGCGACATGCAGTTCAGCGGCGCCAAAATGGCCATCGAACAGATCAACGCCAAAGGCGGCGTGGATGGCAAGAAGCTCGAAGCCGTGGAATATGACGACGCCTGCGACCCTAAACAAGCGGTAGCCGTCGCCAACAAAGTGGTCAACGACGGCGTCAAGTTCGTGGTCGGTCACCTGTGCTCCAGCTCTACCCAGCCTGCGTCCGACATCTACGAAGACGAAGGCATCATCATGGTGACCCCGGCTGCCACCAGCCCGCAAATCACTGCCCGTGGTTACAAACTGATCTTCCGCACCATCGGTCTGGACAGCGCCCAGGGCCCGGCCGCTGGCGAATACATCGCCAAGCAGGTCAAACCTAAAGTCGTGGCGGTCATCCACGACAAGCAGCAGTACGGCGAAGGCATCGCCACTGCCGTAAAACAAACTCTGGAAAAAGACGGCGTGAAAGTCGCTGTGTTCGAAGGCATCAACGCCGGCGACAAAGACTTCTCCTCGCTGATCGCTAAGCTGAAACAAGCCAACGTCGATTTCGTTTACTACGGCGGCTACCACCCTGAGCTGGGTCTGATCCTGCGTCAGGCGCAAGAAAAAGGCCTGAAAGCCGGCTTCATGGGCCCGGAAGGCGTGGGCAACGCGTCGATCTCGCAGATCGCTCAGGACGCTTCCGAAGGCCTGCTTGTGACCCTGCCAAAATCGTTCGACCAAGACCCGTCAAACAAGGCGCTGGTTGACGCGTTCGCCGCGAAGAAAGAAGACCCGAGCGGTCCGTTCGTGTTCCCGGCCTACGCTGCCGTCGAAGTGATCGCCGAGGCCATCAAAACCGCCAAGTCCGAAGACACCGCCAAAGTGGCTGCTGCCATTCACGCGGGCACCTTCAAGACTCCTACCGGTGAGCTGTCGTTCGACGCCAAGGGTGACTTGAAAGACTTCAAATTCGTCGTTTACACCTGGCACAAAGATGGCACCAAGACAGAAGCGCCTGTGAAGTAA
- the rapA gene encoding RNA polymerase-associated protein RapA: MAQQYQPGQRWISDSEAELGLGTVLAQDGRLLTVLYPATGDTRQYALRNAPLTRVRFSPGDVITHFENWKMTVREVDDVDGLLVYHGLNAQNQPVTLPETQLSNFIQFRLASDRLFAGQIDPLPWFSLRYHTLEHTSRQLQSSLWGLGGVRAQPIAHQLHIAREVADRIAPRVLLADEVGLGKTIEAGLIIHRQLLSGRANRILILVPENLQHQWLVEMRRRFNLQVALFDAERFMESDASNPFEDTQLALVSLEWLVEDEKAQDALFAAGWDMLVVDEAHHLVWHEDKASPQYSLVEQLAEVIPGVLLLTATPEQLGQDSHFARLRLLDPNRFHDLHAFRAESENYRPVAEAVQELLDKGRLSPKAHETIHGFLGSEGEALLGAVADGDAEASARLIRELLDRHGTGRVLFRNTRAAVQGFPERKLHPYPLPCPAQYLELPIGEHADLYPEVSFQSQMETPEDERWWRFDPRVDWLIDTLKMLKRVKVLVICAHAETAMDLEDALRVRSGIPATVFHEGMNILERDRAAAYFADEEFGAQVLICSEIGSEGRNFQFSHHLVLFDLPAHPDLLEQRIGRLDRIGQKHIIELHVPYLETSPQERLFQWYHEALNAFLNTCPTGNALQHQFGPRLLPLLESSDGDNWQALVDEARSERVRLETELHTGRDRLLELNSGGAGEGDALVEAILEQDDQFALPIYMETLFDAFGIDSEDHSENALILKPSEKMLDASFPLGDDEGVTITYDRNQALSREDMQFLTWEHPMVQGGMDLVLAGSMGNTAVALIKNKALKPGTVLLELLYVSEVVAPRSLQLGRYLPPAALRCLLDANGNDLSNGVSFTKLNEQLESVPRASANKFIQAQRDVLTPRINAGEAKIAPKHIERVAEAQRRLAADTDEELARLTALQAVNPTVRDSELAALRELREQGLAMLDKAALRLEAIRVLVAG, encoded by the coding sequence ATGGCGCAGCAGTATCAACCGGGGCAACGCTGGATTAGCGACAGCGAAGCCGAGCTGGGTTTAGGCACCGTTCTGGCACAGGATGGCCGCTTGTTGACCGTGCTCTATCCGGCCACTGGCGACACGCGTCAATACGCGCTGCGCAATGCGCCGCTGACACGCGTGCGGTTCTCTCCGGGTGACGTGATCACCCATTTCGAAAACTGGAAAATGACCGTTCGCGAAGTCGACGACGTCGATGGCTTGCTGGTCTATCACGGGCTCAACGCACAGAATCAACCTGTCACCCTGCCCGAAACCCAACTCTCCAACTTTATTCAGTTCCGCCTGGCGAGCGATCGCCTGTTCGCCGGCCAGATCGATCCACTGCCGTGGTTCTCCCTGCGCTATCACACGCTGGAACACACCAGCCGCCAGTTGCAATCTTCGTTGTGGGGCCTGGGCGGCGTTCGTGCCCAACCCATCGCGCATCAGTTGCACATAGCCCGCGAAGTCGCCGACCGCATTGCGCCGCGGGTGTTGCTGGCTGACGAAGTAGGCCTGGGCAAGACCATCGAGGCGGGCTTGATCATCCACCGTCAACTGCTCTCGGGGCGGGCCAACCGGATACTGATTCTGGTGCCGGAAAACCTGCAGCATCAATGGCTGGTCGAGATGCGCCGTCGTTTCAACCTGCAAGTTGCGCTGTTCGACGCCGAGCGTTTCATGGAAAGCGACGCCAGCAACCCGTTCGAAGACACCCAGCTTGCACTGGTGTCGCTGGAATGGCTGGTCGAAGACGAAAAAGCCCAGGACGCGCTGTTCGCTGCGGGTTGGGACATGCTGGTAGTCGACGAAGCTCACCACCTTGTCTGGCATGAAGACAAGGCCAGCCCGCAGTACTCGCTGGTCGAGCAACTGGCCGAGGTCATTCCCGGTGTCCTGCTGCTGACTGCGACGCCTGAACAGCTCGGTCAGGACAGCCACTTCGCGCGCCTGCGACTGCTAGACCCCAACCGCTTCCACGACCTGCACGCCTTCCGCGCCGAGAGCGAGAACTATCGCCCGGTGGCCGAAGCCGTTCAGGAGTTGCTGGACAAGGGTCGTCTGTCGCCCAAGGCGCACGAGACCATTCACGGGTTCCTCGGTTCTGAAGGCGAAGCGTTGCTGGGCGCCGTGGCCGATGGCGATGCCGAAGCCAGTGCCCGCCTGATCCGCGAGTTACTCGACCGCCACGGCACAGGCCGCGTGCTGTTCCGTAACACCCGCGCCGCCGTGCAAGGGTTCCCGGAGCGCAAACTGCACCCGTACCCGCTTCCCTGCCCTGCGCAATATCTGGAGTTGCCGATTGGCGAACACGCCGACCTGTACCCGGAAGTCAGCTTTCAGTCGCAAATGGAGACGCCAGAAGACGAGCGCTGGTGGCGCTTCGATCCGCGCGTTGACTGGCTGATCGACACGCTGAAAATGCTCAAGCGCGTCAAAGTACTGGTGATCTGCGCCCACGCCGAAACCGCCATGGATCTGGAAGACGCACTGCGCGTGCGCTCCGGCATTCCCGCCACGGTCTTCCACGAAGGCATGAACATCCTTGAGCGCGACCGCGCCGCAGCCTACTTCGCCGACGAAGAGTTTGGTGCGCAGGTACTGATCTGTTCGGAAATCGGCAGCGAAGGCCGAAACTTCCAGTTTTCACACCACTTGGTGCTGTTCGACCTGCCTGCTCACCCGGACCTGCTTGAGCAGCGCATCGGCCGTCTGGACCGGATCGGCCAGAAGCACATCATCGAGTTGCACGTGCCGTACCTTGAAACCAGCCCGCAGGAGCGTCTGTTCCAGTGGTACCACGAAGCGCTCAATGCCTTTCTCAACACGTGCCCTACCGGTAATGCGCTGCAACATCAGTTTGGCCCGCGCCTGCTGCCGTTGCTTGAAAGCAGTGACGGTGATAACTGGCAAGCGTTGGTGGACGAGGCGCGAAGCGAACGTGTGCGTCTGGAAACCGAGCTGCACACCGGTCGCGACCGTCTCCTGGAGCTGAATTCGGGCGGCGCTGGCGAAGGCGATGCGCTGGTCGAGGCGATTCTCGAGCAGGACGATCAGTTCGCGCTGCCTATCTATATGGAAACCTTGTTCGATGCGTTCGGCATCGACAGCGAAGACCATTCGGAAAACGCGCTGATCCTCAAGCCGAGCGAGAAAATGCTCGATGCCAGTTTCCCGCTGGGCGACGACGAAGGCGTGACCATCACTTACGACCGCAACCAGGCGCTGTCCCGCGAGGACATGCAATTCCTGACCTGGGAGCACCCGATGGTTCAGGGCGGCATGGACCTGGTGCTGGCCGGTTCGATGGGCAACACCGCCGTGGCGCTGATCAAGAACAAGGCGCTGAAACCCGGAACCGTGCTGCTCGAACTGCTCTACGTCAGTGAAGTGGTTGCGCCGCGTTCGCTGCAACTGGGCCGCTACCTGCCGCCGGCTGCATTGCGCTGCCTGCTGGATGCCAATGGCAACGACCTGTCCAATGGCGTGTCATTCACCAAGCTCAATGAGCAACTGGAAAGTGTGCCCCGCGCCAGCGCCAACAAGTTCATTCAGGCTCAGCGGGACGTCCTCACTCCGCGGATCAATGCCGGTGAAGCCAAGATCGCACCCAAGCACATCGAGCGCGTGGCCGAAGCCCAGCGCCGACTGGCAGCCGACACCGACGAAGAGCTGGCACGCCTGACCGCGCTGCAAGCGGTCAACCCGACCGTGCGCGACAGCGAACTGGCGGCGTTGCGCGAGTTGCGTGAGCAAGGCCTGGCCATGCTGGACAAAGCCGCGCTGCGTCTGGAAGCGATCCGGGTGTTGGTGGCGGGTTAA
- a CDS encoding DUF2288 domain-containing protein, with the protein MTQEPSTLYAKLLGETASITWKELQPFFAKGALLWVEPSQDLIAVAEAFAENDEAAVAAWLGAGDVGKVAESRALDLLARDPALWAVVVAPWVLVQERASHP; encoded by the coding sequence ATGACGCAAGAACCTAGCACCCTCTATGCCAAACTGCTTGGTGAGACGGCCTCAATTACCTGGAAAGAATTGCAACCGTTTTTTGCAAAGGGTGCCCTGTTGTGGGTCGAGCCATCGCAGGATTTGATCGCGGTTGCAGAGGCATTTGCCGAGAACGACGAGGCCGCAGTGGCTGCATGGCTAGGCGCCGGGGACGTTGGCAAGGTCGCTGAGTCGCGGGCCTTGGACCTGCTGGCACGTGATCCTGCGTTGTGGGCCGTGGTTGTAGCACCCTGGGTGCTGGTCCAGGAGAGGGCGTCTCATCCTTAG
- the livH gene encoding high-affinity branched-chain amino acid ABC transporter permease LivH, with protein MPEIDIYHFFQQLVNGMTIGSTYALIAIGYTMVYGIIGMINFAHGEVYMIGSYVAFIAIAGLSMMGINSLPLVITAAFVASIVVTSASGYAIERVAYRPLRGSNRLIPLISAIGMSIFLQNTVLLAQDSKDKSIPNLIPGNIVFGSTSTHEVVISYMQILIFVVTLIAMLALTWFISRSRLGRACRACAEDIKMANLLGINTNNIIALTFVIGAALAAVAAVLLSMQYGVINPNAGFLVGIKAFTAAVLGGIGSIPGAMLGGLVLGVAEAFGADIFGDQYKDVVAFGLLVLVLLFRPTGLLGRPEVEKV; from the coding sequence ATGCCAGAGATAGACATCTATCACTTTTTCCAACAGCTGGTTAATGGCATGACCATTGGCAGCACTTACGCCTTGATCGCCATTGGCTACACCATGGTTTACGGCATCATCGGCATGATCAACTTCGCCCACGGCGAGGTGTACATGATCGGCTCCTACGTGGCGTTCATCGCCATCGCCGGCCTGAGCATGATGGGCATCAACAGCCTGCCGCTGGTGATCACCGCAGCGTTCGTCGCCAGTATCGTGGTGACCAGTGCCTCCGGTTACGCCATCGAACGCGTTGCCTACCGCCCCTTGCGCGGAAGCAATCGTCTGATCCCGCTGATTTCCGCCATCGGCATGTCCATTTTCCTGCAGAACACCGTGCTGCTCGCGCAGGACTCCAAGGACAAATCGATCCCCAACCTTATCCCCGGCAACATCGTTTTCGGCAGTACGAGCACCCATGAAGTGGTGATCTCCTACATGCAGATTCTGATTTTCGTGGTCACCCTGATCGCGATGCTCGCGCTGACCTGGTTCATCTCTCGCTCTCGACTGGGCCGCGCCTGCCGCGCCTGCGCCGAAGACATCAAGATGGCCAACCTGCTGGGCATCAACACCAACAACATCATCGCCCTGACCTTCGTCATCGGCGCTGCACTGGCAGCGGTCGCAGCGGTGTTGCTGAGCATGCAGTACGGCGTGATCAACCCCAACGCCGGTTTCCTCGTCGGCATCAAGGCGTTTACCGCTGCGGTACTGGGCGGCATAGGCAGTATCCCGGGCGCGATGCTCGGCGGTCTGGTGCTGGGTGTGGCCGAAGCGTTTGGCGCCGACATCTTTGGCGACCAGTACAAGGACGTGGTGGCGTTTGGTCTGCTCGTTCTGGTGTTGTTGTTCCGGCCAACCGGCCTGCTGGGCCGTCCGGAGGTTGAAAAAGTATGA
- a CDS encoding aspartate-semialdehyde dehydrogenase, whose amino-acid sequence MLPPLIPLSAAPVTSQLDPVKSTPEIPPVVAVQPGSSETTIDMRERAPEQGELLLREEQRRRDRRRGDRRAADRHPEVQQEPLAVPGDSLNADNTVPVIPIIDDEPRKGLWLDLKV is encoded by the coding sequence ATGCTGCCACCGTTAATCCCATTGAGCGCGGCCCCCGTGACCTCGCAACTGGATCCGGTCAAATCGACTCCGGAGATCCCGCCAGTGGTTGCGGTACAGCCGGGTTCGAGCGAGACCACCATCGACATGCGCGAGCGTGCGCCCGAGCAGGGTGAATTGCTGCTGCGTGAAGAGCAGCGCAGGCGCGATAGAAGACGCGGCGACCGACGCGCGGCCGATCGTCATCCCGAAGTGCAGCAAGAACCATTGGCCGTGCCGGGTGATTCGTTGAACGCGGACAATACTGTCCCGGTCATCCCGATCATCGACGACGAGCCGCGCAAAGGTTTATGGCTGGATCTGAAGGTCTGA
- a CDS encoding high-affinity branched-chain amino acid ABC transporter permease LivM codes for MTRNLKSAFFSALLVLAVAYPILGLKLEIVGVNLTVLNASTTTVMMIFGCALLMFLRVLFAEQISAAWRSAPNRPQVPAKASNFLTLPSTQRWFVLALVVGAFVWPFFGSRGAVDIATLILIYIMLGLGLNIVVGLAGLLDLGYVGFYAVGAYSYALLSHYFGLGFWICLPISGLMAALFGFLLGFPVLRLRGDYLAIVTLGFGEIIRLLLRNMTDLTGGPNGISNIEKPTLFGLSFERKAAEGMQTFHEYFGLAYNSINKVIFLYLVALLLALAALFVINRLLRMPIGRAWEALREDEIACRALGLNPTIIKLSAFTLGAAFAGFAGSFFAARQGLITPESFTFLESAIILAIVVLGGMGSQLGVILAAIVMILLPEMMREFSEYRMLGFGALMVLMMIWRPQGFLPMQRPVMKLKGDLSR; via the coding sequence ATGACTCGCAATCTTAAATCAGCCTTTTTCAGTGCCTTGCTGGTGCTGGCGGTGGCGTACCCGATCCTGGGGCTGAAACTGGAAATCGTCGGGGTCAACCTGACCGTTCTGAACGCCAGCACCACTACCGTCATGATGATCTTCGGCTGTGCGTTGCTGATGTTCCTGCGCGTGCTGTTCGCCGAGCAAATCAGCGCCGCATGGCGTTCAGCGCCCAATCGCCCGCAGGTCCCGGCCAAAGCCAGTAACTTCCTGACCTTGCCCTCGACACAGCGCTGGTTCGTGCTGGCGCTGGTGGTTGGCGCGTTTGTCTGGCCGTTTTTCGGTTCGCGCGGCGCGGTGGACATCGCCACCCTGATCCTGATCTACATCATGCTCGGCCTGGGCCTGAACATTGTGGTCGGGCTTGCCGGTCTGCTGGACCTGGGTTACGTGGGCTTCTACGCCGTCGGGGCCTACAGCTACGCCCTGCTCTCGCACTATTTCGGTCTGGGGTTCTGGATCTGCCTGCCGATTTCCGGGTTGATGGCGGCGTTATTCGGCTTTCTGCTCGGCTTCCCGGTGTTGCGTCTGCGTGGCGATTACCTGGCCATCGTGACGCTGGGCTTTGGTGAAATCATCCGCCTGCTGCTGCGTAACATGACCGACCTCACCGGCGGCCCGAACGGCATCAGCAACATCGAGAAGCCCACGCTGTTCGGTCTGAGCTTCGAGCGCAAAGCGGCCGAAGGCATGCAGACTTTCCACGAGTACTTTGGCCTGGCCTACAACTCGATCAACAAGGTGATCTTCCTCTACCTCGTTGCACTGTTGCTGGCACTGGCTGCCCTGTTCGTGATCAACCGCCTGCTGCGCATGCCGATTGGCCGTGCATGGGAAGCACTGCGCGAAGACGAAATCGCCTGCCGCGCGCTGGGCTTGAATCCGACCATCATCAAACTTTCGGCCTTTACCCTCGGCGCTGCGTTTGCGGGTTTCGCGGGCAGCTTCTTTGCCGCACGTCAGGGCCTGATCACGCCGGAATCGTTCACCTTCCTTGAGTCGGCGATCATTCTGGCGATCGTGGTACTGGGCGGTATGGGCTCGCAACTGGGTGTGATTCTGGCCGCTATCGTCATGATCCTGCTGCCGGAAATGATGCGTGAGTTCAGCGAATACCGCATGTTGGGCTTCGGCGCCTTGATGGTGCTGATGATGATCTGGCGTCCTCAGGGCTTCCTGCCCATGCAGCGTCCCGTAATGAAACTCAAAGGGGATCTGAGCCGATGA
- the livG gene encoding high-affinity branched-chain amino acid ABC transporter ATP-binding protein LivG, with translation MSRPLLQASDLCMRFGGLLAVNGVGLTVHEKQVVSMIGPNGAGKTTVFNCLTGFYKPTSGTILLDGEPIQGLAGHEIARKGVVRTFQNVRLFKEMTAVENLLVAQHRHLNTNFLSGLFKTPSYRKSEREAMEYAEHWLEAVDLKEFANRPAGTLAYGQQRRLEIARCMMTRPRILMLDEPAAGLNPKETEDLKALIGLLRNEHNATVLLIEHDMKLVMSISDHIVVINQGTPLADGTPEQIRDNPEVIKAYLGEA, from the coding sequence ATGAGCCGTCCACTTCTGCAAGCTTCAGACTTGTGCATGCGCTTTGGCGGGCTGCTGGCCGTCAACGGCGTGGGCCTGACCGTTCACGAGAAACAGGTGGTGTCGATGATCGGCCCTAACGGCGCCGGCAAGACCACCGTCTTCAACTGCCTGACCGGTTTCTACAAGCCGACGTCGGGCACCATCCTGCTGGACGGTGAGCCTATTCAAGGCCTGGCCGGTCATGAAATCGCACGCAAGGGCGTGGTCCGTACTTTCCAGAACGTGCGCCTGTTCAAGGAAATGACGGCCGTCGAAAACCTGCTGGTCGCCCAGCATCGCCACCTCAATACCAACTTCCTGTCCGGCCTGTTCAAGACCCCGTCGTATCGCAAAAGCGAGCGCGAGGCCATGGAGTACGCCGAGCACTGGCTGGAAGCGGTCGATCTGAAAGAGTTCGCCAACCGCCCTGCCGGTACGCTTGCCTATGGCCAGCAACGCCGTCTGGAAATCGCCCGCTGCATGATGACGCGCCCACGCATCCTCATGCTCGACGAGCCGGCCGCAGGTCTGAACCCCAAGGAAACCGAAGACCTCAAGGCGCTGATCGGATTGCTGCGTAACGAGCACAACGCGACCGTTTTGTTGATTGAGCACGACATGAAACTGGTGATGAGCATTTCCGACCACATCGTGGTGATCAATCAGGGCACGCCGCTGGCTGACGGGACGCCCGAGCAGATTCGTGACAATCCTGAAGTGATCAAAGCCTACCTGGGGGAAGCGTAA